From a single Fulvivirga ulvae genomic region:
- a CDS encoding sodium:solute symporter family protein, with translation MLHSLDIGIIGAYLLITIIIGLAARKRAQKNTGDYLMGGKSIPWYLLGLSNASGMFDISGTIWLVTLLFVYGIKSAWIPWLWPVFNQIFLMVYLSKWLRRSNVTTGAEWIHTRFGTGRGGKLSQTIIVLFALLSCLGFLAYGFIGLGKFVEIFIPWEVVSDYLPFDVPAAYVAHFYGVVFTLFAVFYSLLGGMSGIVWADVVQFSIMTIAALVIGYLGFVAVGTHVVNVPDGWMNPFFGWELDLDWSTIIPAVNEKIASDGYGLFTIFFMMMVFKGVLVSLAGPAPNYDMQKILSTRSPQEASKMSGFVSVVLMPIRYLMIAGFAALALIFYDKLDLLTASGTIDFELILPAAIKQFAPVGLLGLLLAGLLAAFMSTFAGTLNAAQAYLINDIYLKHNKEKATPSQIKWMNYGSGVIVVGVSIILGFFVQDVNSVLQWLVSALFGSYVVANVLKWHWWRFNGEGFFWGMVAGMVPALILPLVFTATLDLYYFPILLTTSIIGCFAGTYTAPPTEEAVLKSFYTNVRPWGFWKPVYSTLTKEKGGFKSNTDFGLDMFNVAVGIIAQTTLVLLPMYIVFRQLYPIYTLVAILAVSIILLKKFWWNNLKNDLD, from the coding sequence ATGCTTCATTCGTTGGATATAGGTATTATAGGAGCCTACCTGCTCATTACGATTATAATAGGTCTTGCAGCCAGAAAACGGGCTCAAAAAAACACCGGCGACTATTTAATGGGCGGCAAGTCTATTCCCTGGTACCTATTGGGGCTTTCCAATGCATCCGGCATGTTTGATATTTCCGGCACCATCTGGCTGGTAACGCTACTATTTGTGTATGGGATAAAAAGTGCCTGGATACCCTGGCTATGGCCCGTGTTTAACCAGATATTCTTAATGGTGTACCTGTCCAAATGGTTAAGGAGATCAAATGTAACCACCGGGGCAGAGTGGATCCATACACGTTTCGGAACAGGAAGAGGCGGAAAACTCTCACAAACCATTATTGTACTATTTGCCCTGTTGAGCTGCCTGGGCTTTTTGGCCTATGGATTTATAGGTCTTGGCAAATTTGTTGAAATATTCATACCGTGGGAAGTAGTATCTGATTACCTGCCGTTTGATGTCCCGGCAGCGTATGTGGCTCATTTTTATGGTGTTGTTTTTACACTATTTGCAGTATTCTATTCGCTCCTTGGGGGTATGTCCGGCATTGTATGGGCCGACGTGGTCCAGTTCTCCATCATGACCATTGCCGCATTAGTCATCGGATATTTAGGATTTGTAGCTGTTGGCACTCATGTCGTTAATGTTCCGGACGGATGGATGAATCCATTCTTTGGGTGGGAGCTTGATCTGGACTGGAGCACCATTATTCCGGCGGTAAATGAAAAGATTGCATCCGATGGCTATGGTTTATTCACCATCTTTTTCATGATGATGGTGTTTAAAGGTGTTTTGGTCAGCCTGGCGGGTCCGGCTCCCAACTACGACATGCAAAAAATACTTTCCACCCGGTCACCGCAGGAAGCTTCTAAAATGAGTGGATTTGTTTCGGTAGTTTTAATGCCGATCCGCTATCTGATGATTGCCGGCTTTGCTGCCCTTGCTCTTATATTTTACGACAAGTTAGACTTACTTACAGCCTCTGGCACAATAGATTTCGAATTGATCTTACCTGCCGCCATCAAACAATTTGCGCCGGTAGGTTTACTTGGCCTTTTGCTGGCCGGGCTATTAGCAGCCTTTATGTCAACTTTTGCAGGCACACTTAATGCTGCCCAGGCTTATCTTATTAATGATATTTATCTGAAGCACAACAAAGAGAAAGCCACACCCAGCCAGATAAAATGGATGAATTATGGCTCAGGAGTCATCGTAGTTGGCGTCAGCATTATTCTTGGCTTTTTTGTACAGGATGTCAACTCCGTGCTGCAGTGGCTGGTCTCAGCACTTTTTGGTAGCTACGTGGTGGCCAACGTATTGAAATGGCACTGGTGGAGGTTTAATGGAGAAGGCTTTTTCTGGGGCATGGTGGCAGGTATGGTTCCTGCACTCATCTTGCCACTGGTGTTCACGGCCACACTCGATCTTTACTACTTCCCTATTCTGTTGACAACGTCTATAATTGGTTGTTTTGCAGGCACTTACACTGCTCCACCAACAGAGGAAGCTGTTTTAAAATCATTTTACACCAACGTAAGGCCCTGGGGTTTCTGGAAACCTGTTTATAGTACACTTACGAAGGAAAAAGGAGGCTTTAAAAGCAATACTGACTTTGGTTTGGACATGTTTAATGTAGCAGTAGGCATTATTGCTCAAACCACTCTGGTGCTGCTGCCCATGTACATTGTGTTCAGACAGCTTTACCCCATCTACACACTCGTTGCTATACTGGCCGTCAGTATAATCTTATTGAAAAAATTCTGGTGGAATAATTTAAAAAATGACCTTGACTAA
- a CDS encoding glycoside hydrolase family 130 protein, giving the protein MKKTETINKFREIKEQHACLIARENRPVKESNGIFSRYEHPIVTANHTPLHWRYDLNPETNPHALERIGINGTFNAGAIKWKGKYVLCLRVEGNDRKSFFAMAESPNGVDNFTFWDKPCVIPEIPENPDTNVYDMRLTAHEDGWIYGVFCTERKDLNAPAGDTSSATANAGIVRTKDLINWERLPDLISKSSQQRNVVLHPEFINGKYAIYTRPQDGFIEVGSGGGIGLGYITDICNPILEDERVINNKVYHTVYELKNGLGPAPIKTSKGWLHLAHGVRNTAAGLRYTLYMFMTDLNDLSKVTYQPGGHFMAPINGERVGDVSNVLFCNGWVEDEDGTVFIYYASSDTRMHVAVSSVDKLLEYVMNTPKDRYSSAKSVETILELIDKNQGLY; this is encoded by the coding sequence ATGAAAAAGACTGAGACGATAAATAAATTCAGGGAAATCAAAGAACAACATGCTTGTTTAATTGCCCGTGAAAACAGGCCTGTAAAAGAATCCAATGGTATCTTTAGCCGGTATGAGCACCCTATAGTAACTGCAAACCATACGCCGCTGCACTGGAGGTACGATTTGAACCCTGAAACTAACCCTCACGCTCTTGAGCGCATAGGTATCAATGGCACATTCAATGCCGGAGCTATTAAGTGGAAGGGTAAATATGTGCTATGCCTTCGGGTCGAGGGCAATGACCGAAAGTCATTTTTTGCCATGGCGGAAAGTCCTAACGGTGTTGATAATTTCACCTTTTGGGACAAGCCCTGCGTAATACCGGAAATACCGGAGAACCCTGATACAAATGTATATGATATGCGGCTTACAGCCCATGAGGACGGTTGGATCTATGGTGTATTCTGCACGGAAAGAAAAGACCTTAATGCGCCTGCCGGTGACACCAGTTCTGCGACTGCAAATGCAGGCATAGTAAGGACAAAAGACCTGATCAACTGGGAAAGATTGCCCGACCTGATCTCAAAATCGTCGCAGCAGCGCAACGTAGTGCTTCACCCTGAATTTATCAATGGTAAGTATGCCATCTACACTCGCCCTCAGGATGGATTTATAGAAGTCGGTAGCGGAGGAGGAATAGGCTTAGGGTATATTACCGATATCTGCAATCCTATTCTGGAAGATGAAAGGGTGATCAACAACAAAGTGTACCATACGGTATATGAGCTTAAAAACGGATTAGGCCCTGCACCGATAAAAACAAGCAAAGGATGGCTGCACCTGGCTCACGGCGTGCGAAATACCGCGGCAGGCCTGCGCTATACTTTGTATATGTTTATGACCGACCTAAATGACCTATCCAAGGTAACTTATCAACCGGGAGGACATTTCATGGCTCCTATCAATGGAGAAAGGGTTGGAGATGTGTCTAACGTATTGTTTTGCAATGGCTGGGTAGAAGATGAGGACGGTACTGTATTTATTTACTACGCCTCTTCCGATACGCGTATGCATGTAGCTGTTTCGTCGGTAGACAAGTTGCTTGAATATGTAATGAACACTCCTAAGGATCGGTATTCATCTGCCAAATCAGTGGAAACTATTTTGGAGCTCATAGATAAAAATCAGGGTCTATATTGA
- a CDS encoding AGE family epimerase/isomerase produces MGVSYTRLRSELSNELDRILNYWASNTIDEAHGGFYGAIDHHNKVILKASKGIILNSRILWAFSAASNHLKTEKYASLCHRAFDYIKDHFYDTRHKGVFWELDSKGKPINKRKQVYAQAFCIYAFSEYYIYSGNEEAKLLAIEIFECLEKYSRDKEKGGYMEAFDEDWSTLEDVRLSPKDMNADKTMNTHLHVLEAYTTLLKIHKSEKLKESLRHLVDIFQNKFLNKKNHYELFFDKDWNLLSNTVSYGHDIESAWLVLEAARCICDDDLQSACEASLIKVADTFLSEGIDAEGAVMNEKNMDTGALDDDRHWWPQVEAMVGLEYAYKLTDNNEYLEKCFEIWEFTKKHLIDRQNGEWHFRVDRHGNPYTEEHKVSMWKAPYHTTRACIILTATK; encoded by the coding sequence ATGGGTGTATCATACACACGATTAAGGTCAGAGCTTAGCAATGAGTTAGACCGCATACTAAACTACTGGGCATCAAACACCATAGATGAAGCTCATGGAGGCTTTTACGGAGCAATCGACCACCATAACAAGGTCATTCTAAAAGCCTCCAAAGGCATTATTCTGAACAGCAGGATATTATGGGCTTTCTCTGCGGCCTCCAATCATTTAAAAACAGAGAAGTATGCATCGTTATGTCACAGGGCATTTGACTATATCAAAGATCATTTCTACGATACCAGGCATAAAGGGGTGTTTTGGGAATTGGATAGCAAGGGCAAGCCTATCAATAAACGAAAGCAGGTCTATGCTCAGGCCTTCTGCATTTATGCTTTCTCAGAATATTACATCTATTCCGGCAATGAGGAAGCTAAACTTCTGGCCATTGAAATTTTTGAATGTCTGGAAAAGTACTCTCGGGATAAAGAAAAGGGAGGTTATATGGAGGCCTTTGATGAAGACTGGAGTACACTGGAAGATGTACGGCTAAGCCCGAAGGATATGAATGCCGACAAAACCATGAACACTCACCTTCATGTGCTGGAGGCTTACACCACCCTGCTTAAAATTCATAAAAGCGAAAAGCTGAAGGAGTCATTGCGCCATTTGGTAGATATTTTTCAGAATAAATTTCTCAATAAGAAAAACCATTACGAGCTCTTCTTTGACAAAGACTGGAATCTGCTCAGTAATACGGTGTCATACGGCCATGATATAGAATCTGCCTGGCTGGTACTGGAAGCTGCCAGGTGCATTTGCGACGACGACCTGCAAAGCGCCTGCGAAGCGTCCCTCATAAAAGTGGCAGACACATTTTTGAGTGAGGGCATCGATGCTGAAGGCGCCGTAATGAATGAGAAGAATATGGATACCGGTGCCCTGGATGATGACCGGCATTGGTGGCCACAGGTGGAGGCCATGGTTGGGCTGGAATATGCCTACAAGCTTACAGATAATAATGAGTACCTGGAAAAGTGTTTCGAAATATGGGAATTCACAAAAAAACACCTGATCGACAGGCAAAACGGGGAATGGCACTTTAGGGTTGACCGCCACGGAAATCCATATACAGAAGAGCATAAAGTAAGTATGTGGAAGGCCCCTTACCATACTACCCGGGCATGTATCATTTTAACAGCGACAAAATGA
- a CDS encoding glycosyl hydrolase, whose amino-acid sequence MKFLKGFGFAIVLALFIMSCTEDQEEPVTLSTVSITATIAEASETGTDGEINVRLSTSPGIPTQVNLTIGGTATNGTDYQLIENTVTIPANQLSVSIPIKVLTDDLDEGTETVVVTIESVANTSIKIGDENSATITISDPSGSLIILKPEDARSYMVNPNATDETVALFYNLKTISLSHFIVGQQDAFNSFYNDNGGDSDIKKTTGQDPGLLGSDFLFITDDQNDETSGNWFYQQEQIIIADAKEAYNKGMVNAFSWHFREPYEGKSFYTSDMTTFQKENAFKSILPGGENHEYYKQKLDKIANVANSLIGDDGKLIPFIFRPFHEFDRDWFWWGQSFCTPEEFIALWRFTVEYLRDSKGVNNMLFAFSPDNSITSASDYLARYPGDNYVDILAMDNYSDFFNLNEAGMEAANNKLQIISALANERVKIAALSESGYQVKDGQVEDISGFYSNYLYNALTKNNVKIGFMMFWYNGSDYYYTPVPGLNSTDDFIDFANKPASWLADDLPDMYSLP is encoded by the coding sequence ATGAAATTCTTAAAAGGTTTTGGTTTTGCCATAGTACTTGCCTTGTTCATCATGAGCTGTACCGAAGACCAGGAAGAGCCTGTAACCCTCTCCACAGTTAGCATTACAGCAACTATAGCTGAAGCCTCCGAAACAGGTACTGATGGAGAGATTAATGTCAGGCTTAGCACTTCCCCGGGCATACCTACTCAGGTCAACCTTACCATTGGCGGCACGGCTACCAATGGCACTGATTACCAATTAATTGAGAACACAGTTACCATACCTGCCAATCAGCTTAGCGTAAGTATTCCCATCAAAGTGCTTACTGATGACCTGGATGAGGGCACAGAAACTGTAGTGGTAACCATTGAAAGCGTAGCCAATACCTCGATAAAAATCGGTGATGAAAACTCAGCTACTATTACTATTTCAGACCCGTCAGGATCATTGATTATCCTTAAACCGGAAGACGCAAGATCGTACATGGTAAATCCCAATGCAACAGACGAAACTGTGGCCCTCTTTTATAACCTGAAGACAATCTCTTTATCGCACTTCATTGTAGGGCAGCAAGATGCCTTTAATTCCTTTTACAATGACAATGGTGGAGATTCTGACATCAAGAAAACCACCGGCCAGGATCCCGGGTTGCTGGGTTCTGATTTCCTGTTTATTACTGATGATCAAAATGATGAAACTTCCGGAAACTGGTTCTATCAGCAGGAACAAATCATCATTGCCGATGCAAAAGAAGCTTACAACAAAGGCATGGTCAATGCCTTCTCATGGCACTTTAGAGAGCCTTATGAAGGGAAGTCTTTCTACACGTCAGACATGACCACTTTTCAGAAGGAGAATGCCTTTAAGAGTATTTTACCCGGAGGTGAAAACCATGAATACTACAAGCAGAAGCTGGATAAAATAGCCAATGTTGCCAATTCCCTGATCGGAGATGACGGCAAGCTGATCCCTTTTATTTTCAGGCCTTTTCATGAGTTTGACCGCGACTGGTTCTGGTGGGGACAATCTTTCTGCACTCCTGAAGAGTTTATCGCTCTGTGGCGGTTTACCGTTGAGTATCTGCGGGACTCAAAAGGGGTTAACAACATGCTCTTTGCTTTCTCTCCGGACAACAGCATAACCTCAGCCAGTGACTACCTGGCCCGGTACCCCGGCGACAACTATGTAGATATACTGGCTATGGATAATTATAGTGATTTCTTCAACCTGAACGAAGCGGGCATGGAGGCTGCCAACAATAAGCTTCAGATCATTTCCGCACTGGCCAATGAGCGCGTAAAAATAGCCGCCCTTTCAGAATCCGGGTATCAGGTTAAGGACGGGCAGGTTGAAGATATTTCAGGATTTTACTCAAACTATTTATACAATGCCCTGACTAAAAATAATGTAAAAATCGGCTTCATGATGTTTTGGTACAACGGATCGGACTACTATTACACTCCTGTACCAGGACTCAATAGCACAGATGATTTCATAGATTTTGCCAACAAGCCTGCCTCCTGGCTGGCTGATGATTTACCCGATATGTATTCTTTACCCTAA
- a CDS encoding glycoside hydrolase 5 family protein, whose amino-acid sequence MKTLKLILILIGTQLLFACKVAHDSRVARKTQIDLITVKDGIFYKGSIPYYFVGANYWYGPLIAADNIGDRDRLIKELDLMKESGIDNLRILVGAEGDGKDSRVHPALQYKQGVYNADLLDGLDFLLMQMRKRNMYAILYMNNNWIWSGGMSQYLEWNGYGEVPNPFLEEYTWPQYMNYTKQFHTCEPCMEAFYKHVTFIMGRTNSYTNIPYTQDNTIMSWQVANEPRVFSPDHEEAFAKWLKATVALIESHDSVHLISTGAEGKASYLDDIDMYERLHTNPDIDYLTMHMWPKNWGWYDINNEEETTKISIDRANAYLNEHIAIAQKLNKPIVMSEFGFPRAKESLSPEASIENRNTFYSAIIKRVQESENEQGELSGLNFWGFAGYGKAHEDHNGKWKHGDDFLADPPQEPQGLNSVFASDSATLEMIKKANKSLSGKK is encoded by the coding sequence ATGAAGACTCTTAAGCTTATCCTCATACTCATTGGCACTCAACTGCTGTTTGCCTGTAAAGTTGCCCATGACTCACGTGTGGCCAGAAAAACACAAATTGATCTCATTACTGTAAAAGACGGTATTTTTTACAAGGGAAGTATTCCCTATTATTTCGTAGGGGCCAATTACTGGTACGGCCCATTGATCGCCGCCGATAATATTGGTGATCGCGACCGGCTGATTAAAGAGCTTGACCTGATGAAGGAATCAGGTATCGACAACCTGCGTATTTTGGTTGGGGCAGAAGGAGATGGAAAAGACTCCAGGGTCCATCCGGCTTTGCAATATAAACAAGGGGTATATAATGCAGATTTGCTGGATGGCCTGGACTTTTTGCTGATGCAAATGCGCAAGCGAAATATGTATGCCATCCTGTATATGAATAATAACTGGATCTGGTCCGGCGGGATGTCTCAATACCTGGAATGGAATGGGTATGGTGAAGTGCCTAACCCTTTTCTGGAGGAGTATACCTGGCCGCAATACATGAATTACACCAAACAATTCCATACCTGTGAGCCATGTATGGAGGCCTTTTACAAGCATGTAACCTTTATCATGGGACGTACCAACTCCTATACTAACATCCCTTATACCCAGGACAACACCATTATGTCATGGCAGGTGGCCAATGAACCCAGGGTATTCAGCCCTGATCATGAAGAGGCCTTTGCCAAATGGCTTAAAGCCACCGTTGCGCTAATAGAGTCACACGATTCTGTACACCTTATCTCTACCGGTGCTGAGGGCAAGGCGAGTTATCTTGATGATATCGATATGTATGAGCGGTTGCACACCAACCCGGATATAGATTACCTGACCATGCATATGTGGCCGAAAAACTGGGGCTGGTACGACATCAATAATGAAGAAGAAACAACAAAGATCTCAATAGATAGAGCAAATGCTTATCTGAACGAACATATTGCCATTGCTCAAAAGCTAAACAAGCCCATAGTAATGTCAGAGTTTGGGTTTCCAAGAGCGAAAGAAAGCCTTTCTCCCGAAGCTTCTATAGAAAACAGAAATACCTTCTATAGTGCCATTATAAAACGCGTGCAGGAAAGCGAAAATGAACAGGGCGAGCTTAGCGGGTTAAACTTCTGGGGTTTTGCAGGATATGGCAAAGCTCACGAGGACCATAACGGAAAATGGAAGCATGGAGATGATTTCCTGGCAGACCCGCCTCAGGAACCTCAGGGTTTAAATTCTGTATTTGCTTCGGATTCTGCCACACTGGAAATGATTAAAAAAGCGAATAAATCATTATCCGGTAAGAAGTAA
- a CDS encoding nuclear transport factor 2 family protein — MSAKGLRVEKKNWSILFKNQMVEMNLTVHSVLWAPLRLKIEIMTKITIAPDCGNSPKKTFIRDFNIAFAKGNAAFILDHVDENIKWCVYGDFEVNGEAAFKKEIDKMLEYPRPEELIIDSIVTHGKEGTANGFMVMEDVTYAFCDIYKFRSAGSRILIELKSFVVKV; from the coding sequence ATGTCCGCAAAGGGACTTCGTGTGGAAAAGAAAAATTGGTCTATTTTGTTTAAAAATCAAATGGTGGAAATGAACCTGACAGTACATTCTGTATTGTGGGCGCCACTAAGGCTGAAAATAGAGATTATGACTAAAATTACAATAGCACCAGATTGTGGAAATTCTCCTAAAAAAACTTTCATTCGCGATTTCAACATTGCGTTTGCCAAGGGAAATGCTGCTTTCATTCTGGATCACGTGGATGAAAATATCAAATGGTGCGTCTACGGAGACTTTGAAGTAAACGGCGAGGCAGCCTTTAAGAAAGAAATAGACAAGATGTTGGAATATCCGCGACCTGAGGAGTTGATAATTGACTCAATCGTTACTCACGGGAAAGAAGGGACCGCCAATGGTTTTATGGTAATGGAAGATGTCACATATGCATTTTGCGATATATATAAATTTCGAAGTGCAGGCTCAAGGATATTGATTGAATTGAAATCTTTCGTAGTTAAGGTGTAA
- a CDS encoding GNAT family N-acetyltransferase, producing the protein MESEIVSVGPTVRGAYPNEYAEIGQLMVEVYSGLEGFPKPSERPRYYNLLANVGDLTAKPETELIVAVSSKGIILGAVVYFGDMQYYGSGGTATKEKDAAGFRLLAVSPLARRQGIGKLLVQACIDKARETNRQQVVIHTTKAMQTAWQMYEKSGFKRSEDLDFNQEGLEVFGFRLAL; encoded by the coding sequence ATGGAAAGTGAAATTGTAAGTGTCGGGCCTACCGTGAGAGGGGCATACCCAAATGAATATGCCGAAATTGGTCAGTTAATGGTGGAGGTTTATTCCGGCCTTGAAGGTTTCCCAAAACCCTCGGAGCGTCCACGGTATTACAACCTGCTGGCCAATGTGGGCGATCTGACAGCCAAGCCTGAGACCGAACTTATCGTGGCTGTTTCTTCAAAAGGGATTATACTAGGTGCAGTAGTTTACTTTGGAGATATGCAATATTATGGTTCCGGGGGTACAGCTACCAAAGAGAAAGATGCGGCAGGCTTTAGGTTGTTGGCCGTTAGTCCTTTAGCCAGAAGGCAGGGGATAGGCAAACTACTGGTGCAGGCATGTATTGATAAGGCCAGGGAGACAAACCGGCAACAAGTGGTTATCCATACGACAAAGGCTATGCAAACTGCCTGGCAGATGTACGAAAAATCAGGCTTCAAAAGATCTGAAGATTTGGATTTTAACCAGGAAGGCCTGGAGGTTTTTGGTTTTCGGCTGGCATTGTAG
- a CDS encoding MarR family winged helix-turn-helix transcriptional regulator: protein MADIIEKLGFLSGGSRFRRVYEKLQISGDTIYKNSDLGFKSSWFPVYYVLSRAGEPQTIMEITDQIAFSHITVKNIVKELEKEGLAQIKTNPDDKRSKLVSLTKAGRKLLDKLNPVWEQISTALRDVLTTGHPEIIAILERIDAELEKKPLHERVIIKKQSRYGK from the coding sequence ATGGCAGACATCATTGAAAAGTTAGGGTTCCTTTCGGGAGGTTCGCGATTCAGAAGGGTTTATGAGAAGCTGCAGATTAGTGGCGATACCATTTATAAAAATTCCGACCTGGGCTTTAAATCCAGTTGGTTTCCGGTTTATTACGTGCTTTCCAGGGCTGGGGAGCCTCAAACCATTATGGAGATTACCGACCAGATTGCTTTTTCGCATATAACGGTGAAAAACATTGTGAAGGAGCTTGAAAAGGAAGGTCTGGCTCAAATAAAAACCAATCCTGACGACAAGCGCTCCAAGCTGGTTTCACTGACCAAAGCAGGCCGGAAGCTTCTTGATAAGCTTAATCCGGTTTGGGAGCAGATATCCACGGCGCTCCGGGATGTGCTTACCACAGGTCATCCGGAGATAATTGCCATTCTGGAAAGGATAGATGCAGAATTAGAGAAAAAGCCCCTTCACGAACGTGTGATCATTAAAAAACAGAGCAGATATGGAAAGTGA
- a CDS encoding energy transducer TonB, which translates to MVDIKNITLAFNCPESRESLNSCGRDYFCEKCRHKVLDFTTSSEEELLKSLKASNTPVCGIFRRSQLSKPLLKYLAVSVTAIAASVVQVSAQEISEIEEIPVEETGYEPVVFGMVVETMPLPEGGHEKFYEAIASEIRYPKRLHMEDKVYVQFMIDTLGNMTNGELVKGLHEVADAEALRVLKAINYKFIPATQSGVKVQSRMIVPISFGRIKE; encoded by the coding sequence ATGGTCGATATCAAGAACATCACCCTGGCATTTAACTGTCCGGAAAGCAGGGAATCCTTAAATTCATGTGGCAGAGACTATTTTTGCGAGAAATGCCGACATAAGGTACTTGACTTTACCACTTCTTCAGAAGAGGAACTGTTAAAATCCCTCAAAGCATCGAACACTCCCGTATGTGGTATATTCAGGCGCTCACAGTTAAGCAAACCGCTTCTGAAATACTTAGCGGTAAGCGTTACGGCCATAGCAGCTTCTGTTGTACAGGTTAGTGCTCAGGAAATATCAGAAATTGAAGAAATACCGGTAGAAGAAACTGGTTATGAGCCTGTGGTTTTTGGAATGGTGGTGGAAACCATGCCCCTTCCTGAGGGAGGGCATGAGAAATTTTATGAAGCAATTGCCAGCGAAATCCGTTATCCCAAGCGATTACATATGGAGGATAAAGTTTATGTTCAGTTTATGATAGATACCCTTGGTAATATGACTAATGGGGAGTTGGTTAAAGGGCTTCATGAAGTTGCAGATGCCGAGGCACTCAGAGTGTTGAAAGCCATCAATTATAAATTTATTCCTGCGACACAAAGTGGGGTTAAGGTTCAGTCAAGGATGATCGTACCGATCTCGTTTGGAAGAATAAAAGAATAA